Proteins co-encoded in one Leucobacter exalbidus genomic window:
- a CDS encoding MmgE/PrpD family protein produces MTISHHVRVYKSEETLAKQDQLAWKIAEVAADPVAVDADVTDMIINRIIDNASVAAASLTRGPIVASRAQALQHPISRGGSGSSVFGLAADNDANRTSPEWAAWTNGVAVRELDYHDTFLAAEYSHPGDNIPPILAVAQHVGADGSALLRGIATGYEIQMNLVRSICLHKHKIDHIAHIGASASAGIGTLLGLDAETIYQAVGQGLHTTTATRQSRKGEISTWKAHAPAFAGKMAVEAVDRAMRGQTSPSPIYEGEDGVISWLLDGPDASYNVPLPAAGEAKRAILDSYTKEHSAEYQAQAWIDLARKLNGERPELADPANIDSIVLHTSHHTHYVIGSGANDPQKYDPTSTRETLDHSIPYIFAVALQDGGWHHVDSYTPERAGRADTVSLWHKITTAEDAEWTRRYHSEDPDEKAFGGRVEIKLTDGSTVVEEIAVADAHPLGARPFARDNYIAKFRLLAEPVLEPAEIERFLELVQRLPELTVDEVRELNIVARDGVIELAAAPKGLF; encoded by the coding sequence ACGTTCGCGTATATAAGAGCGAAGAGACGCTCGCGAAGCAGGATCAGCTCGCTTGGAAGATCGCCGAGGTCGCCGCTGACCCCGTCGCCGTCGACGCCGACGTCACCGACATGATCATCAACCGCATCATCGACAACGCCTCGGTTGCCGCGGCGTCACTGACGCGCGGCCCGATCGTCGCCTCGCGTGCCCAGGCACTGCAGCACCCCATTTCGCGCGGGGGATCCGGATCATCAGTATTCGGCCTCGCCGCAGATAACGACGCGAACCGCACCAGCCCCGAGTGGGCTGCCTGGACCAACGGCGTGGCCGTGCGCGAGCTCGACTACCACGACACGTTCTTGGCCGCAGAGTACTCGCACCCGGGCGACAACATCCCCCCGATTCTCGCCGTGGCCCAGCACGTGGGTGCCGATGGCAGCGCCCTCCTGCGCGGCATTGCGACCGGCTACGAGATTCAGATGAACCTCGTGCGCTCGATCTGCCTGCACAAGCACAAGATTGACCACATTGCGCACATCGGCGCCTCAGCCTCGGCCGGCATCGGCACGCTGCTCGGCCTCGACGCCGAAACCATTTACCAGGCCGTCGGCCAGGGCCTGCACACCACCACCGCGACCCGCCAGAGCCGCAAGGGCGAGATCTCGACATGGAAGGCGCACGCTCCCGCATTCGCCGGCAAGATGGCTGTCGAAGCGGTTGACCGCGCGATGCGTGGCCAGACCTCGCCGAGCCCCATCTACGAAGGCGAAGACGGCGTCATCTCGTGGCTGCTCGACGGCCCCGACGCGTCATACAACGTGCCGCTGCCCGCAGCGGGCGAGGCCAAGCGCGCCATCCTCGATTCGTACACGAAGGAGCACTCGGCCGAGTACCAGGCGCAGGCCTGGATCGACCTCGCCCGCAAGCTGAACGGTGAGCGCCCCGAGCTGGCCGACCCCGCAAACATTGACAGCATCGTGCTGCACACGAGCCACCACACGCACTACGTGATCGGCTCGGGCGCCAACGACCCGCAGAAGTACGACCCGACGTCGACGCGCGAGACGCTCGACCACTCGATTCCGTACATCTTTGCGGTCGCTCTGCAGGATGGCGGCTGGCACCACGTCGATTCGTACACCCCTGAGCGTGCGGGCCGCGCCGACACCGTGTCGCTGTGGCACAAGATCACCACGGCAGAGGACGCCGAGTGGACGCGCCGCTACCACTCAGAAGACCCTGACGAGAAGGCCTTCGGCGGTCGCGTCGAGATCAAGCTCACCGACGGCTCCACCGTCGTAGAAGAGATCGCAGTGGCCGACGCGCACCCGCTGGGCGCCCGCCCGTTCGCTCGCGACAACTACATCGCCAAGTTCCGCCTGCTCGCCGAGCCCGTGCTCGAGCCCGCAGAGATCGAGCGCTTCCTCGAGCTCGTGCAGCGCCTGCCCGAGCTCACCGTTGACGAGGTGCGCGAGCTCAACATCGTCGCCCGCGACGGCGTCATCGAGCTCGCCGCAGCACCGAAGGGACTGTTCTAA